In Kitasatospora sp. NBC_00240, the following are encoded in one genomic region:
- a CDS encoding serine/threonine-protein kinase, translated as MARKIGSRYTVHQVIGRGSAGTVWLGEGPDGPVAVKLLREDLASDQVLVGRFVQERAALTGLDHPRVVGVRDMVVDGDDLALVMELVQGTDLRSRLERDGVLPPQAAVSVIADVADGLAAAHAAGIVHRDVKPENVLLDLAAPPGPGGAPRAKLTDFGIARLVDAPRRTRATRIIGTPDYLAPEIIEGLEPRAAVDIYALATVLYELLAGFTPFGGGHTGAVLRRHVTESVPPVPGLPDGLWRIIAECLAKAPASRLRAAELAERLREQLPALAGLPGIVVPAQGRAPVEEALTPAEAVYAEVDAGPGTHKRRRGPAVPLVPGPSPDSTRDTHTSLRRPSPQELASYAAESRAQRTAATPAGHRKGRRALVRRRRLLAVLLAVVLLLAGAAAAWTAFAAEPPAGPGPGPGVGAGTHAGVRPGGPQPPVSPNAPR; from the coding sequence TTGGCACGCAAGATCGGCAGCCGGTACACCGTCCACCAGGTGATCGGCCGGGGCTCGGCCGGGACGGTCTGGCTCGGCGAAGGCCCGGACGGCCCGGTGGCGGTCAAGCTGCTGCGCGAGGACCTGGCCTCCGACCAGGTGCTCGTCGGCCGCTTCGTCCAGGAGCGGGCCGCCCTCACCGGCCTCGACCACCCCCGGGTGGTCGGCGTGCGCGACATGGTCGTGGACGGCGACGACCTGGCCCTGGTGATGGAGCTCGTGCAGGGCACCGACCTGCGCTCCCGGCTGGAGCGCGACGGCGTGCTGCCGCCGCAGGCCGCCGTCTCGGTGATCGCCGACGTCGCCGACGGCCTGGCCGCCGCCCACGCCGCCGGGATCGTCCACCGGGACGTCAAGCCGGAGAACGTCCTGCTCGACCTCGCGGCCCCGCCCGGCCCCGGCGGCGCCCCGCGCGCCAAGCTCACCGACTTCGGCATCGCCCGGCTGGTCGACGCGCCGCGCCGGACCAGGGCGACCCGGATCATCGGCACCCCGGACTACCTCGCTCCGGAGATCATCGAGGGCCTGGAGCCGCGCGCGGCCGTCGACATCTACGCCCTGGCGACCGTCCTGTACGAGCTGCTGGCCGGCTTCACGCCGTTCGGCGGCGGGCACACCGGCGCGGTGCTGCGCCGGCACGTGACCGAGAGCGTGCCGCCCGTCCCGGGCCTGCCGGACGGCCTGTGGCGGATCATCGCCGAGTGCCTGGCCAAGGCCCCCGCCTCCCGGCTGCGGGCCGCCGAGCTGGCCGAGCGGCTGCGCGAGCAGCTGCCCGCGCTGGCCGGCCTGCCCGGCATCGTGGTGCCCGCCCAGGGCCGGGCGCCGGTGGAGGAGGCGCTGACGCCCGCCGAGGCGGTGTACGCGGAGGTGGACGCCGGCCCGGGCACCCACAAGCGCCGGCGCGGCCCCGCCGTCCCGCTGGTGCCGGGGCCGTCCCCCGACTCCACCCGGGACACCCACACCAGCCTGCGCCGGCCGTCCCCGCAGGAGCTCGCCTCGTACGCCGCCGAGTCCCGGGCCCAGCGCACCGCGGCCACCCCCGCCGGGCACCGCAAGGGGCGCCGCGCGCTGGTCCGCCGGCGCCGGCTGCTGGCCGTGCTGCTGGCCGTGGTGCTGCTGCTGGCGGGCGCCGCCGCGGCCTGGACGGCCTTCGCCGCCGAGCCCCCCGCGGGGCCGGGCCCGGGGCCGGGAGTGGGCGCCGGAACGCATGCGGGAGTGCGGCCGGGAGGCCCGCAGCCCCCGGTGTCGCCGAACGCCCCCCGCTAA
- the ftsE gene encoding cell division ATP-binding protein FtsE, which translates to MIRFDNVSKTYPKQNRPALSDVSLEIEKGEFVFLVGSSGSGKSTFLRLCLREERPSTGEVHVLGKDLGKLSNWKVPHMRRQLGTVFQDFRLLPNKTVAQNVAFALEVIGKPKSAINKVVPEVLDLVGLGGKEDRMPGELSGGEQQRVAIARAFVNRPMLLIADEPTGNLDPQNSVGIMKLLDRINRTGTTVLMATHDQAIVDQMRKRVIELDKGLLVRDQARGVYGYQH; encoded by the coding sequence GTGATCCGATTCGACAACGTCTCCAAGACCTATCCCAAGCAGAACCGTCCCGCCCTGTCGGACGTCTCGCTAGAGATCGAGAAGGGCGAGTTCGTCTTCCTGGTCGGGTCCTCCGGCTCGGGGAAGTCCACCTTCCTGCGCCTGTGCCTGCGCGAGGAGCGGCCGAGCACCGGCGAGGTGCACGTCCTGGGCAAGGACCTCGGCAAGCTGTCCAACTGGAAGGTGCCGCACATGCGCCGCCAGCTGGGCACGGTCTTCCAGGACTTCCGCCTGCTCCCCAACAAGACGGTCGCGCAGAACGTGGCCTTCGCCCTCGAGGTGATCGGCAAGCCCAAGAGCGCCATCAACAAGGTGGTGCCCGAGGTGCTGGACCTGGTCGGCCTCGGCGGCAAGGAGGACCGCATGCCCGGCGAGCTCTCCGGTGGTGAGCAGCAGCGCGTGGCGATCGCCCGGGCCTTCGTCAACCGCCCGATGCTGCTGATCGCGGACGAGCCGACCGGAAACCTCGACCCGCAGAACTCCGTCGGCATCATGAAGCTGCTCGACCGGATCAACCGGACCGGGACGACGGTACTGATGGCCACGCACGACCAGGCCATCGTCGACCAGATGCGCAAGCGCGTCATCGAGCTCGACAAGGGGCTGCTGGTCCGCGACCAGGCTCGCGGCGTCTACGGGTACCAGCACTGA
- a CDS encoding S41 family peptidase has protein sequence MSGTPRHHSGTVLRHSSTLSLVLGAVLLAGAATGAWGDPPAAPPPISADAVPAPAAGQDPAGAALSPQQAEGLLGANGDRWGAYYSAQEYADFSQGLGGRYLGVGLSVGRGQDGVTAVSQVQAEGPAAAAGIAPGDRLLKVGPEQADHLPVTEVVARLRGLEGERRVGSSVTLAVQRRDGEVREVALHRALLESRQVAVDRTDDGVVRIAVRAFTSGVADQVRAAVRGAHAGVVLDLRGNSGGLVEEAVGTASVFLDGGPVASYQERAERRELTAARGGDTRTPLVVLVDGGTMSAAELLTGALQDRCRAVVVGARTFGKGTVQQPSRLADGSVLELTVGRYYTPSGRSPEGTGLNPDVPAPDAAGAPALALRVLAGLGRQA, from the coding sequence ATGTCAGGAACTCCGCGCCACCACAGCGGTACCGTGCTGCGCCACTCGAGCACGCTCAGCCTGGTGCTGGGCGCGGTGCTGCTGGCCGGCGCCGCGACCGGGGCGTGGGGCGACCCGCCCGCCGCTCCGCCGCCGATCTCGGCCGACGCCGTCCCCGCGCCGGCCGCCGGCCAGGACCCGGCCGGCGCCGCGCTCTCCCCGCAGCAGGCCGAGGGTCTGCTGGGCGCCAACGGCGACCGCTGGGGGGCCTACTACAGCGCGCAGGAGTACGCCGACTTCAGCCAGGGCCTGGGCGGCCGCTACCTCGGCGTGGGCCTCTCGGTGGGCCGGGGGCAGGACGGCGTGACCGCGGTGTCCCAGGTGCAGGCCGAGGGGCCCGCCGCGGCGGCCGGGATCGCCCCGGGCGACCGGCTGCTGAAGGTCGGCCCGGAGCAGGCGGACCACCTGCCGGTGACCGAGGTGGTGGCCCGGCTGCGCGGGCTGGAGGGGGAGCGGAGGGTCGGCTCCAGCGTCACGCTCGCCGTGCAGCGCCGGGACGGCGAGGTCCGCGAGGTCGCCCTGCACCGGGCCCTGCTGGAGAGCCGGCAGGTCGCCGTGGACCGGACCGACGACGGGGTCGTGCGGATCGCCGTACGGGCCTTCACCAGCGGCGTGGCCGACCAGGTGCGCGCCGCCGTACGCGGCGCGCACGCCGGTGTGGTGCTCGACCTGCGCGGCAACTCGGGCGGGCTGGTCGAGGAGGCCGTCGGCACCGCCTCGGTCTTCCTGGACGGCGGCCCGGTCGCCTCCTACCAGGAGCGCGCCGAGCGGCGCGAGCTGACCGCCGCACGCGGCGGCGACACCCGCACGCCGCTGGTGGTGCTGGTGGACGGCGGCACCATGAGCGCCGCCGAACTGCTCACCGGCGCGTTGCAGGACCGCTGCCGCGCCGTCGTGGTGGGCGCCCGCACCTTCGGCAAGGGCACCGTGCAGCAGCCGAGCCGGCTCGCCGACGGCTCCGTCCTGGAGCTCACCGTCGGCCGCTACTACACGCCCTCCGGCCGCTCGCCGGAGGGCACCGGCCTGAACCCCGACGTGCCGGCGCCGGACGCCGCGGGCGCGCCCGCGCTGGCCCTGCGCGTCCTGGCGGGGCTGGGCCGGCAGGCGTGA
- the ftsX gene encoding permease-like cell division protein FtsX: MRAQFVLSEIGVGLRRNLTMTIAVVVSVALSLALAGASLLVRDQVNSMKGYWYDKVEVSIYFCTKADAAHSPQCVNGAATDQQIADVKTALDKMQVVQTSAFENSADAYKHWKEMNPDNPLISVLGPEAIPQSWRVKLVDPTKYDVIQSAFAGKPGVKSVEDQRKILENLFGLLNGLQTAAFVIMVLMLFVALLLIVNTVRVSAFSRRRETGIMRLVGASNFYVQMPFIAEAAFAALLGAAMASGLLLGGHFFVHSWLADRVQFIHFIGLSSVLAVIPLLVVVGMGMAAIAAFFTLRKYLKV, encoded by the coding sequence ATGCGCGCCCAGTTCGTCCTGTCGGAGATCGGCGTCGGTCTCCGCCGCAACCTGACGATGACCATCGCCGTCGTCGTCAGCGTCGCGCTCTCGCTCGCCCTCGCCGGAGCCAGCCTCCTCGTCCGTGACCAGGTCAACTCGATGAAGGGTTACTGGTACGACAAGGTCGAGGTGAGCATCTACTTCTGCACCAAGGCCGACGCCGCGCACTCGCCGCAGTGCGTGAACGGCGCGGCCACCGACCAGCAGATCGCCGACGTCAAGACGGCGCTGGACAAGATGCAGGTGGTGCAGACCTCGGCGTTCGAGAACTCCGCCGACGCGTACAAGCACTGGAAGGAGATGAACCCGGACAACCCGCTCATCTCCGTCCTCGGGCCGGAGGCCATCCCGCAGTCCTGGCGGGTGAAGCTGGTCGACCCGACCAAGTACGACGTGATCCAGAGCGCCTTCGCCGGCAAGCCCGGCGTGAAGTCGGTCGAGGACCAGCGCAAGATCCTGGAGAACCTCTTCGGGCTGCTCAACGGCCTGCAGACGGCCGCCTTCGTGATCATGGTGCTGATGCTCTTCGTGGCCCTGCTGCTGATCGTCAACACCGTCCGGGTGTCGGCCTTCAGCAGGCGGCGCGAGACCGGCATCATGCGCCTGGTCGGTGCCTCGAACTTCTACGTCCAGATGCCGTTCATCGCGGAGGCCGCCTTCGCCGCGCTGCTCGGCGCGGCGATGGCCTCCGGTCTGCTGCTCGGCGGGCACTTCTTCGTCCACAGCTGGCTCGCGGACCGGGTTCAGTTCATCCACTTCATCGGGCTCTCCTCGGTGCTGGCGGTGATTCCGCTGCTGGTGGTGGTCGGTATGGGCATGGCCGCCATCGCCGCCTTCTTCACCCTGCGCAAGTACCTCAAGGTCTGA
- the prfB gene encoding peptide chain release factor 2, with protein MAAVDPSEEIKSLETTMGSIEAVLDLEKIRADIARLEEEAAAPNLWDDLANAQKITSRLSFLQGELRRVENLHSRVDDLAVLFELAEAENDADTRTEAEAELASVKKAVEELEVRTLLSGEYDAREALINIRAEAGGVDAADFAEQLMRMYLRWAERHGYPTEVYDTSYAEEAGIKSATFTVKSPYAYGTLSVEQGTHRLVRISPFDNQGRRQTSFAGVEVLPVVESSDHVEIDESELRIDVYRASGPGGQGVNTTDSAVRITHLPTGTVVSCQNERSQIQNKASAMNVLQAKLLELRRKEERAAMDALKDSGSSWGNQMRSYVLHPYQMVKDVRTEYEVGNPQAVLDGDIDGFIEAGIRWRKQRETAE; from the coding sequence GTGGCAGCCGTCGATCCTTCCGAAGAAATCAAGTCCCTCGAAACGACCATGGGGTCCATCGAGGCCGTCCTCGACCTGGAGAAGATCCGGGCCGACATCGCGCGTCTGGAGGAGGAGGCGGCCGCCCCGAACCTGTGGGACGACCTGGCCAACGCGCAGAAGATCACCAGCCGGCTCTCCTTCCTCCAGGGCGAGCTGCGCCGGGTGGAGAACCTGCACAGCCGGGTCGACGACCTCGCGGTGCTGTTCGAGCTGGCCGAGGCCGAGAACGACGCGGACACCCGCACCGAGGCCGAGGCCGAGCTCGCCTCGGTGAAGAAGGCCGTCGAGGAGCTGGAGGTCCGCACCCTCCTGTCCGGCGAGTACGACGCCCGCGAGGCGCTGATCAACATCCGCGCCGAGGCCGGTGGCGTGGACGCCGCCGACTTCGCCGAGCAGCTGATGCGGATGTACCTGCGCTGGGCCGAGCGGCACGGCTACCCGACCGAGGTCTACGACACCTCGTACGCGGAGGAGGCCGGCATCAAGTCCGCGACCTTCACCGTGAAGTCGCCGTACGCCTACGGCACGCTCTCGGTCGAGCAGGGCACCCACCGCCTGGTGCGCATCTCGCCGTTCGACAACCAGGGCCGCCGCCAGACCTCCTTCGCGGGTGTCGAGGTGCTGCCGGTCGTCGAGTCGAGCGACCACGTGGAGATCGACGAGTCCGAGCTGCGGATCGACGTGTACCGCGCGTCCGGCCCCGGCGGCCAGGGCGTCAACACCACCGACTCGGCGGTGCGCATCACCCACCTCCCGACCGGCACCGTGGTCTCCTGCCAGAACGAGCGCTCGCAGATCCAGAACAAGGCCTCGGCGATGAACGTCCTCCAGGCCAAGCTGCTGGAGCTGCGCCGCAAGGAGGAGCGGGCCGCGATGGACGCCCTCAAGGACAGCGGCAGCTCCTGGGGCAACCAGATGCGCTCGTACGTGCTGCACCCGTACCAGATGGTCAAGGACGTCCGGACCGAGTACGAGGTCGGCAACCCGCAGGCCGTCCTGGACGGCGACATCGACGGGTTCATCGAGGCCGGCATCCGCTGGCGCAAGCAGCGGGAGACCGCGGAGTAG
- a CDS encoding serine/threonine-protein kinase, translating to MRPVGSKYLLEETLGRGATGTVWRARVREDAVVPGSEPGQLVAIKVLREELAADPDVVMRFLRERSVLVRLSHPNIVRVRDLVVEGELLALVMDLVEGPDLFHYLRGNGPFSPIAGALLMAQIADALAASHADGVVHRDLKPANVLLATVRVDGAEQMHPMLTDFGIARLADSPGITRTHEFVGTPAYVAPESAGGRPQTSAVDVYGAGIMLFELVTGRPPFQGDGPLAILQAHLAQEPQRPSTMPEPLWTVIERCLRKDPAQRPSATSLARALRVVAAGIGVHASPAAVDEALAVGALLLPDPQPAPVTGGDVTVPGLPGAPAAPFLPPPVPAGSADATQVLPAGAFGPAGDGGSAATQLLPPAGAYGAGDRTRMMPPLEPPAPPAGPPAPESPHPWQTQLRAARDRNQQTEIGYLDPEELQAPQVAPQPYQAGRQQQPPPGGYGPPPGQGQQQGHGQDPRQGGGQGRPQGGYAQRPPVAPPPYQAYQPGRPPQGGQQQPQQYQQQYQQPQQYQQPQGPQQGRPQGAGRQDAGRQQSRPPQGGGYQAAPQGGQGAYPPAPPAVPRRAEPPAPQRREPPARREPPVREPAPEREPRRRSRNRMYIPGLGCLKGCLMVLVVLALGAAALWNFTPLPEYWADVQTWFADASDWVSTTWKSFGG from the coding sequence GTGCGGCCAGTCGGCAGCAAGTATCTGCTTGAGGAGACCCTCGGACGGGGGGCCACCGGAACCGTGTGGCGTGCCCGGGTGCGCGAGGACGCCGTGGTGCCCGGCAGCGAGCCGGGGCAGCTGGTCGCGATCAAGGTGCTCCGGGAGGAGCTGGCGGCCGACCCGGACGTCGTGATGCGGTTCCTGCGGGAGCGGTCCGTCCTGGTGCGGCTCAGCCACCCCAACATCGTCCGGGTCCGCGACCTGGTGGTGGAGGGCGAGCTGCTGGCCCTGGTGATGGACCTGGTCGAGGGCCCGGACCTGTTCCACTACCTGCGCGGCAACGGGCCCTTCAGCCCGATCGCCGGCGCGCTCCTGATGGCGCAGATCGCCGACGCGCTGGCGGCCAGCCACGCCGACGGCGTGGTGCACCGCGACCTCAAGCCCGCGAACGTCCTGCTCGCCACCGTCCGGGTCGACGGAGCCGAGCAGATGCACCCGATGCTCACCGACTTCGGCATCGCCCGGCTCGCGGACTCCCCGGGGATCACCCGGACCCACGAGTTCGTCGGCACCCCGGCGTACGTCGCGCCGGAGTCCGCGGGCGGCCGGCCGCAGACCTCGGCGGTGGACGTCTACGGCGCCGGGATCATGCTGTTCGAGCTGGTCACCGGCCGTCCGCCGTTCCAGGGCGACGGCCCGCTGGCGATCCTGCAGGCGCACCTCGCACAGGAACCGCAGCGCCCCTCGACCATGCCCGAACCGCTCTGGACGGTGATCGAGCGCTGCCTGCGCAAGGACCCGGCGCAGCGCCCGAGCGCCACCTCGCTGGCCCGCGCGCTGCGGGTGGTCGCGGCCGGGATCGGCGTGCACGCCTCCCCGGCGGCGGTGGACGAGGCCCTCGCGGTCGGCGCCCTGCTGCTGCCGGACCCGCAGCCCGCCCCGGTGACCGGCGGGGACGTCACGGTGCCCGGCCTGCCGGGCGCGCCCGCCGCGCCGTTCCTGCCGCCGCCGGTGCCGGCCGGGTCGGCCGACGCCACCCAGGTGCTGCCGGCCGGGGCGTTCGGCCCCGCCGGCGACGGCGGCTCGGCGGCCACCCAGCTGCTGCCGCCCGCCGGGGCGTACGGGGCGGGGGACCGCACCCGGATGATGCCGCCGCTGGAGCCCCCGGCCCCGCCGGCCGGGCCGCCCGCGCCGGAGAGCCCGCACCCGTGGCAGACCCAGCTGCGCGCCGCCCGTGACCGCAACCAGCAGACCGAGATCGGCTACCTCGACCCGGAGGAGCTGCAGGCGCCCCAGGTCGCGCCGCAGCCCTACCAGGCCGGCCGCCAGCAGCAGCCGCCGCCGGGCGGCTACGGTCCCCCGCCGGGCCAGGGGCAGCAGCAGGGCCACGGGCAGGACCCGCGCCAGGGAGGCGGGCAGGGGCGCCCGCAGGGCGGCTACGCCCAGCGCCCGCCGGTGGCGCCCCCGCCCTACCAGGCGTACCAGCCGGGCCGCCCGCCGCAGGGCGGGCAGCAGCAGCCTCAGCAGTACCAGCAGCAGTACCAGCAGCCCCAGCAGTACCAGCAGCCCCAGGGCCCCCAGCAGGGCCGGCCGCAGGGGGCCGGCCGGCAGGACGCCGGACGGCAGCAGTCCCGGCCGCCGCAGGGGGGCGGCTACCAGGCCGCGCCGCAGGGCGGTCAGGGCGCGTACCCGCCGGCCCCGCCCGCGGTGCCGCGCCGGGCCGAGCCGCCGGCCCCGCAGCGGCGGGAGCCGCCGGCCCGCCGGGAGCCCCCGGTCCGCGAGCCGGCTCCGGAGCGGGAGCCGCGCCGGCGCAGCCGCAACCGGATGTACATCCCGGGCCTCGGCTGCCTCAAGGGCTGCCTGATGGTGCTGGTGGTGCTCGCGCTGGGCGCGGCCGCGCTGTGGAACTTCACCCCGCTGCCCGAGTACTGGGCGGACGTCCAGACCTGGTTCGCGGACGCCAGCGACTGGGTCAGCACCACCTGGAAGTCGTTCGGCGGCTGA
- the smpB gene encoding SsrA-binding protein SmpB: MAKETGHKLVAQNKKARHEYTILDTYECGMVLTGTEVKSLREGRANLVDGYAYIQNHEVWVDNVFIPEYTQGTWTNHSARRKRKLLLHRMEIRKIESKLSDAGHTLVPLSLYFKDGRVKIEVALAIGKKLYDKRQTLREKQDTRETARAVAAARRRQS; encoded by the coding sequence ATGGCAAAGGAAACCGGACACAAGCTCGTCGCGCAGAACAAGAAGGCGCGGCACGAGTACACGATTCTCGACACCTACGAGTGCGGCATGGTGCTCACCGGCACCGAGGTGAAGTCACTGCGGGAGGGCCGGGCGAACCTGGTCGACGGGTACGCCTACATCCAGAACCACGAGGTCTGGGTCGACAACGTCTTCATCCCCGAGTACACCCAGGGGACCTGGACCAACCACTCGGCGCGGCGCAAGCGCAAGCTGCTGCTGCACCGGATGGAGATCCGGAAGATCGAGTCGAAGCTCAGCGACGCGGGCCACACCCTCGTCCCGCTCTCGCTCTACTTCAAGGACGGGCGGGTGAAGATCGAGGTCGCGCTCGCGATCGGCAAGAAGCTGTACGACAAGCGGCAGACCCTGCGGGAGAAGCAGGACACCCGGGAGACGGCCCGCGCGGTGGCGGCGGCCCGCCGGCGCCAGAGCTGA
- a CDS encoding FHA domain-containing protein, protein MQIRLTVLRPRSGPAVAGSVIPSVDVLVTAPVGTALGAVAGALAGAVGVRGPRAATHVHLYAGARRVDEHALIGHPPLLDGAVLSLGEPDPSAADDDTPDPAAAELRVTGGPDAGGVHRLHGHEITVGRSSEADVPLDDPDVSRLHLALHLATDGTVTVRDLGSTNGTTLDGRFVSPEEAVPLGEPGLLRLGESTLQVSAAGAGEGPGPAARSALPDGLGHLQLSAPLAAKPAQPAPEPPTAPEAPAAGRARALLSRRLGLGSAPADAGRDSAAQQHSAARTRQAANQRERWPDPATLLLNALGPGPRLWERGPTHPDALTLRLGTGDRPGGPGTAPGTLLPAVPVTLDLQTAGSLGLAGPRARLDALTRAVVAQLAALHPPTGLSLVVVDADAARPPQDRADTWAWALWLPHLRPQHGQDCRLLLGLDDEQAAARLTELTTRLAAPDSAAGLPATVVLVDGVPGTEPARQALELLLRQGPAVGVFPVCLAERPELLPAGLGATAVITGEVGTHLTVDRPVAGGRETVEDVSLDAVSDPWAERLARVLAPLREATPATRGPLPESLRLLDLLQLDSVTPAKLSARWQAAPTGIATATALIGTTRDELCAIDLADPELTLPSPDPGGPHLLVGGAKGAGKTELLRSLIASLAVSERPDRLAVTVIEGRAPADGDDQSGLRGCTELPHVTGQVNAAADPRQALLTAEALLDELTLREQLFDGLDFASWHAARILDGHGLDAGGPNGHDTNGHGPGRDAARSAPVPALSSAGLSGAALSTAAVGAASAPAGTVPAAAPAAAEPGVKVGRPRNGSARPPVGGPVEPPARLIVAVDDYEALLAPTSPAGRPLARALAAVAQRGGPLGIHLVVTTGQPEETAGTEVDEAALLRIALRTEYPSDSDLLIHLGDAAALDEDTPGRGYLRLPDGGVSAFQTARISGRIPRTATLRPTVVAIDPAQLGAPPSRRPVRELGNGPTDLALLASALQRAAAR, encoded by the coding sequence ATGCAGATCCGGCTGACCGTCCTCCGACCGCGCAGCGGCCCGGCAGTCGCCGGGTCCGTCATTCCCTCCGTGGACGTGCTGGTCACCGCCCCCGTCGGCACGGCGCTCGGCGCCGTCGCAGGCGCTCTCGCGGGCGCCGTGGGCGTACGCGGCCCGCGCGCGGCCACCCATGTGCATCTGTACGCCGGCGCGCGCCGGGTGGACGAGCACGCCCTGATCGGCCACCCCCCGCTGCTCGACGGCGCCGTCCTCAGCCTGGGCGAGCCCGACCCGTCCGCCGCCGACGACGACACCCCCGACCCCGCCGCCGCCGAGCTGCGGGTCACCGGCGGCCCGGACGCCGGCGGCGTCCACCGGCTGCACGGCCACGAGATCACCGTGGGCCGCTCCAGCGAGGCCGACGTCCCGCTCGACGACCCGGACGTCTCCCGGCTCCACCTCGCCCTGCACCTGGCCACCGACGGCACGGTCACCGTCCGCGATCTGGGTTCCACCAACGGCACCACCCTGGACGGCCGCTTCGTCAGCCCCGAGGAGGCCGTCCCGCTGGGCGAGCCCGGCCTGCTGCGGCTCGGCGAGTCCACCCTGCAGGTCAGCGCCGCCGGGGCAGGGGAAGGCCCCGGCCCGGCCGCCCGGTCCGCGCTGCCGGACGGCCTCGGCCACCTCCAGCTCTCCGCGCCGCTCGCCGCCAAACCCGCGCAGCCCGCACCCGAACCGCCCACCGCACCCGAGGCACCCGCCGCCGGCCGGGCCCGCGCCCTGCTCTCCCGCCGCCTCGGCCTCGGCTCCGCCCCGGCCGACGCCGGCCGCGACAGCGCCGCCCAGCAGCACAGCGCCGCCCGCACCCGGCAGGCCGCCAACCAGCGCGAACGCTGGCCCGACCCGGCCACCCTGCTGCTCAACGCCCTCGGCCCGGGCCCCCGGCTCTGGGAGCGCGGCCCCACCCACCCCGACGCGCTGACCCTGCGCCTGGGCACCGGCGACCGGCCTGGCGGCCCCGGCACGGCGCCCGGCACCCTGCTGCCCGCCGTCCCCGTCACCCTCGACCTGCAGACGGCCGGCAGCCTCGGCCTGGCCGGCCCGCGCGCCCGCCTCGACGCGCTCACCCGGGCCGTGGTCGCCCAGCTCGCCGCGCTGCACCCGCCGACCGGCCTCAGCCTGGTGGTGGTCGACGCCGACGCGGCCCGGCCGCCGCAGGACCGCGCCGACACCTGGGCCTGGGCCCTGTGGCTGCCGCACCTGCGCCCCCAGCACGGGCAGGACTGCCGGCTGCTGCTCGGCCTCGACGACGAGCAGGCCGCCGCCCGGCTGACCGAGCTGACCACCCGCCTCGCCGCCCCCGACAGCGCCGCCGGCCTGCCCGCCACCGTCGTCCTGGTCGACGGCGTGCCCGGCACCGAGCCCGCCCGGCAGGCCCTGGAGCTGCTGCTGCGGCAGGGCCCGGCGGTCGGTGTCTTCCCCGTCTGCCTGGCCGAGCGGCCCGAGCTGCTGCCCGCCGGCCTGGGCGCCACCGCGGTGATCACCGGCGAGGTCGGCACCCACCTGACCGTGGACCGGCCGGTCGCCGGCGGCCGCGAGACCGTCGAGGACGTCTCGCTGGACGCCGTCTCGGACCCGTGGGCGGAGCGCCTCGCCCGGGTCCTCGCCCCGCTGCGCGAGGCCACCCCCGCCACCCGCGGCCCGCTGCCCGAGTCCCTGCGACTGCTGGACCTGCTCCAGCTCGACAGCGTCACCCCCGCCAAGCTCTCCGCCCGCTGGCAGGCGGCGCCCACCGGCATCGCCACCGCCACCGCCCTGATCGGCACCACCCGCGACGAGCTCTGCGCCATCGACCTCGCCGACCCCGAGCTGACCCTGCCCTCCCCCGACCCCGGCGGGCCGCACCTGCTGGTCGGCGGCGCCAAGGGCGCCGGCAAGACGGAGCTGCTGCGCTCCCTGATCGCCTCGCTCGCGGTCTCGGAGCGCCCCGACCGGCTCGCGGTGACGGTGATCGAGGGCCGCGCCCCGGCCGACGGGGACGACCAGTCCGGTCTGCGCGGCTGCACCGAGCTGCCGCACGTCACCGGCCAGGTGAACGCGGCCGCCGACCCCCGGCAGGCGCTGCTGACCGCGGAGGCCCTGCTCGACGAGCTGACCCTGCGCGAACAGCTCTTCGACGGGCTCGACTTCGCCTCCTGGCACGCGGCCAGGATCTTGGACGGACACGGCCTGGACGCCGGCGGCCCGAACGGGCACGACACGAACGGGCACGGACCGGGCCGCGACGCCGCCCGTTCCGCCCCCGTGCCCGCCCTGAGCAGCGCCGGCCTGAGCGGCGCGGCCCTGAGCACCGCCGCCGTCGGCGCCGCCTCGGCCCCCGCCGGCACCGTCCCCGCGGCCGCCCCGGCCGCCGCAGAGCCCGGCGTCAAGGTCGGCCGCCCGCGCAACGGCTCGGCCCGGCCCCCCGTCGGCGGGCCGGTCGAACCGCCCGCCCGGCTGATCGTCGCGGTCGACGACTACGAAGCGCTGCTCGCCCCCACCTCCCCCGCCGGCCGCCCGCTCGCCCGGGCCCTGGCCGCCGTAGCCCAGCGTGGCGGCCCGCTCGGCATCCACCTGGTGGTCACCACCGGCCAGCCCGAGGAGACGGCGGGCACCGAGGTGGACGAGGCGGCGCTGCTGCGGATCGCTCTGCGCACCGAGTACCCGTCCGACTCCGACCTGCTGATCCATCTCGGCGACGCCGCCGCGCTCGACGAGGACACCCCCGGCCGCGGCTACCTGCGGCTGCCGGACGGCGGCGTGTCGGCCTTCCAGACCGCCCGGATCAGCGGCCGCATCCCCCGGACGGCCACCCTGCGGCCCACCGTGGTCGCGATAGACCCGGCCCAGCTCGGCGCCCCGCCGTCCCGCCGTCCCGTCCGGGAGCTGGGCAACGGCCCGACCGACCTGGCCCTGCTCGCCAGCGCCCTGCAGCGGGCCGCCGCACGATAA